The following are from one region of the Leptospira neocaledonica genome:
- a CDS encoding polymorphic toxin-type HINT domain-containing protein: LSTDTDQKPSIFMGFGCDMGENNCGGGAANKLGLGGSLTINADGTVDLGADILGNQALGISFDSNSNSWGPVTANTNFGNDYTIMTAQNLADKAKKEAQMKVAGTYGDVLKDPNLIANSDSLKAIADSYGVKPENLPEVIQNLSDTVRNPDADPNLRQSALASLNEMMGAVHNEAYVNGNKGLKDAIKNSPAVAAVDTQGKDQHGSADDGFISQIGDQAKIYLNQIAGNAFGDFAYINDKGEVVFRSCFVAGTLVWTKDGQRPIETIQVGDIVLSWDEETSQNEYRTVTETFVNPTTTILKITYTDGTSIETTWNHPFYLQQGLWVNAKDLMQGDLSVTAEGKTATIASVVEIIRNDTVYNFEVEENHTYFVSKAGVLVHNYQKEGSERYQRIISIIENVTLAGSDKDKIMTMISDGSIGQGVIDAADKLILKNKLGKLGTALGVLDNLASAGMAGITLGEAMTSASMAQTLYTDMTEQLKADGVIERDARLDSRNKALAEVNRLTNQLQYARTEAEARSIMADIRNSKMTAQYHQSLADAAGNRVEYINKLSTAVQNYDFESFEKGMKVYINEVYNNPDCVGAACDRGQGRAIDAELRAIKNFHTVLTANRLANTGLNLFGAIPGNKMSYINNFMVKTVNGYYTSNVINDNWDVTAAYRLYKNLRNIRINQSPYSDLYE; this comes from the coding sequence CCTAAGCACAGACACCGATCAGAAACCTTCCATCTTCATGGGATTCGGTTGTGATATGGGAGAGAACAACTGTGGGGGAGGGGCTGCTAATAAACTTGGACTCGGCGGCTCTTTAACCATCAATGCAGATGGAACAGTCGACCTAGGTGCTGATATTTTAGGAAACCAAGCTTTGGGAATTTCTTTCGATTCTAATAGTAACTCTTGGGGACCGGTTACTGCAAATACGAACTTCGGTAATGATTATACCATTATGACGGCTCAAAATCTGGCTGATAAAGCCAAGAAAGAAGCTCAAATGAAGGTTGCTGGAACCTATGGAGATGTATTAAAAGATCCTAATTTGATTGCGAATAGCGATAGTTTAAAGGCAATTGCGGATAGTTACGGTGTAAAACCGGAAAATCTTCCTGAAGTGATTCAGAATCTTTCTGATACAGTTCGCAATCCGGATGCAGATCCGAATTTACGACAATCGGCTCTCGCTTCCTTGAATGAAATGATGGGTGCAGTTCACAACGAAGCTTATGTGAACGGGAACAAAGGCCTTAAAGATGCGATTAAAAATTCTCCAGCTGTTGCAGCGGTAGATACACAAGGGAAAGATCAGCATGGTTCTGCTGACGATGGTTTTATTAGTCAAATTGGTGACCAAGCTAAGATCTATTTAAACCAAATCGCAGGAAATGCCTTCGGTGATTTTGCTTATATAAATGATAAAGGCGAGGTAGTCTTTAGAAGCTGTTTTGTCGCTGGAACTTTAGTTTGGACCAAAGATGGGCAAAGACCGATCGAGACCATTCAGGTGGGTGATATTGTTCTTTCTTGGGATGAAGAAACTAGCCAGAACGAATATAGGACTGTAACTGAAACTTTCGTAAACCCGACTACTACCATTCTGAAAATTACTTATACAGACGGTACTTCGATAGAAACTACTTGGAATCACCCATTCTATTTACAACAAGGCCTATGGGTGAATGCTAAAGATTTAATGCAGGGCGACTTGTCGGTTACAGCCGAAGGTAAAACCGCAACCATTGCTTCAGTAGTGGAAATTATTCGGAATGATACCGTTTATAACTTCGAGGTAGAAGAAAACCACACTTACTTTGTTTCGAAAGCCGGAGTACTAGTTCATAATTATCAAAAAGAAGGAAGTGAACGTTACCAGCGCATTATCTCAATTATAGAAAACGTTACATTAGCCGGCTCAGACAAAGACAAAATTATGACCATGATATCTGATGGTTCCATTGGCCAAGGAGTAATTGATGCTGCTGATAAACTAATCTTAAAAAATAAATTAGGCAAATTGGGAACCGCGTTAGGTGTTTTAGATAATTTAGCCTCAGCGGGTATGGCTGGAATAACATTGGGCGAAGCAATGACAAGCGCAAGCATGGCCCAAACTCTTTATACAGATATGACCGAGCAATTGAAGGCAGACGGAGTAATTGAGCGAGACGCAAGGCTTGATTCTAGAAATAAGGCTCTTGCCGAAGTTAATAGATTAACAAATCAATTGCAATATGCCAGGACAGAAGCTGAAGCAAGGTCAATTATGGCTGATATTCGCAACAGCAAAATGACTGCTCAATATCATCAGTCACTTGCTGATGCAGCTGGTAATCGCGTCGAGTATATAAATAAACTGTCTACGGCTGTTCAAAACTATGATTTCGAAAGTTTTGAAAAAGGTATGAAAGTCTATATCAACGAGGTGTATAATAATCCTGATTGTGTGGGGGCGGCTTGCGATCGAGGCCAAGGAAGAGCCATTGATGCCGAATTACGTGCTATAAAGAATTTCCATACTGTATTAACGGCAAATCGTTTGGCAAATACTGGATTGAATTTATTTGGAGCCATACCAGGAAATAAAATGTCTTACATTAATAACTTTATGGTGAAAACAGTTAACGGTTATTACACATCCAATGT